In the genome of Primulina tabacum isolate GXHZ01 chromosome 13, ASM2559414v2, whole genome shotgun sequence, the window TGATTATCAGATAATAGCTAATCAAACATGGGAGAGAGCTAAAATATGCATATTCACAAGCTAAAATTTAGTGTGCGAAAGAATGACTTGTATGATTTAGAATTCGCTGAGCTTATAACTTTCAAATAGGGTAAAATGGAAAAAACCATATGGTTGACACTCAATGTGGCAGTTCTGAGGTAAAAGCTTGAATCTTTATGATTTAGTTTCGTTTAAAATGATCTGCTGCAGGTAAAGATAATTTGACCACACCATTTGACATTTTGAGATAAAAACATGTATTACGAGATCATTAACCTTCTGATTATCAGAAAGAGAATTGACTGAATGATACTGTCCACCAGAAATCAAACCACTCAATTCATAAATATCGTTAAACACAACCCCCACATTCCTTAGCTCCTCGGGATAGTAGACATAGAGTTTCCCACTCAAGACACACGTCTTTGAGTGCTCAACGAGGACATCCCACATCTTATTTGACATGCCACTTCCTAGGATCTGAAACAAATAGAGGAACATCCATCATGAGCATCGAATATATGCAGATAAGGGATATTGACTGAACAAGATGATTAAGTTACGATCCTCACGTTTCGGAGTTTTTGTGAGTCCTTCACTACAAGCTGCAGGAAGTGTTCAACCTTATATATCCCCGCTTCATTAAGCCTCTTGTGGAATGATCCATCTTTCCCAATCTTTTCCAGTCTCCACACTTCATCATGAAGTGCAGGTGGGTAATGTTTCTTGTACACTACAAGATCAGAAATGTTTATAATCAACACCTAACTTAAAGAAAGTCATTCACTGTTTACTACTCAGTGTAACACAGGCTTACATTCTCCTCTGTGATCCTTGACCGTGAAGGCCTCTGTCTTGGCTTCACGGATGCGAATGCCCTCACAACTGCCACTGGCAACCTTCAAACCAAGTCTAAATTTTCTGCTCCTAATCCAACTAGAGTTATCGGTGAATGTGATCTCCCCAAGGGTTCCAACACCTTCCTTTAAAACCACTTGCAAGTCCCCAGTCAGAAGTGGCCTCTTTCCTTCGCGTTCTTTTACCATGTGAGACTCAAACTCTTCCAGACTCCAGTCATCTTCATCTTCACTGTTAAAATCACCTTCAAGGACAACAATATCTAATTTAACGGAGGACCCTGGACCTGATGTTACAACGCGGCCAGCGTTTGAATCGAGTAAGACGATATGGATTGCAGCACCGTGCTCCCCCTCCACTTTTCCACCCGTAAAAAGAGGTAGCAACAGCTTAGACTTGAAGTGCAGCTGCAAATTTCTTCCATCAGGAccttcaattctttttggggaAACCCTGTATGTGTTTTGTAGGGGATCAACATTAACACGCTGAGGCAACTTAAAACAAAGGGAGGCAAGGTCACTTCACAGATTGAGCGATATAGATACATATTAGGTTCACTTATTAGAGAGTGAAAGAGACACAGACGGAGATTCAACTTCTGAAACTTATAGTTTAACAATGAGTCAAATTATACCTTCCATTAATTTTGGCAGGGGTCAACCTTGTCAAGGCACGCTCCACTTCTTCACTGACCTGGTAATTAGGTAGTCAGAAAACATGCAGACAATGACTTAAGATCCATTTACGTATCCAATACGATTTGTATAAACAGAGGAATTATCAACAAAGAAGGTTGTAACCAAAACAATCCAAAGACCTCTTTACGTAAATTTAACTAATTTCAGAATTCCAATCCTCGCGAGGTATTACTTGCGTAATGGGACAAATGAGAAGAGCAATAGTTGCTGTGCTCCTCACATGTAAAACCTCAATTTCTCTACCTAATTCTAAAAATGTTTCAAATTCCCAAAATATCATGACTATCAACCGAATTCTTAGGTTGGCCAGGCACATAAGGAGATTgattaaatgaaaatataatGACAAATGAATCGGTACATAAAGCAAAAAAGGTTCATAATTCTAATACCGAAAATTGGTTATTAAACACAACTGTAATATTCCATAAAGAGCCTATCCTACTAGTCGTATTTTATGTAATAGTATAGGTTTATGTCCATTAGAACTCTAGTAAGCTGAAATACTATTCGTTCTTGACTATTTACAACACTGCTATGGGCATACAACGCTTGTGCTCGGTCGCAAATGTGTATCACAGAAAATCTCACAGTAACTCGTTTTATCTGTCAAAAATCAGACTGCAGCTTCATAAATAAAGAGAGATAAAAAGGAGAATTCGTAAAACAATTCTAAATTGCAAGTCATTCAAAGACAAGGCGTGTGTGCGGCAATAATCGTGTTGGGTGCGTGCATTCCACCTggcggaaaaaaaaaattgttactGATCTTTCACAACTAGAGATCAgataaaatttatcaaaaagACTATAAAGTCTTACAACTCTCCGAAGAATTGGTTCCAAGGACGAGCAAAGCTTCTGCAGACTGTCCACCTTCAGAGCCTCGACAATAACACTGCATCAACCATAAACACACCCCACCCCTCAATAGACAGTAAAGACTAAACTCACAACCAAAACTTGGAGAAATTCAATCATTGCAACAACTCTAATAATGTAAATTACCTAGCAAGGGCGGGGCGTTGCCGTTTCCTATCCGGCTGACCTTCCTGGCTACCACCCCCGGAATCCAACGGACGTTTTTCTCTCGCAGCCATACTGTTTGATCTTTCCATATACCGAGCCTGCATCTAGATTCGAACGATCTGTTAAAAAAAATcgtatttttgagatctaatcTGAATCTTAAACCCGCGGAAGTCAACAGTTCCACTTATTCCAGTGACATTAGCGCGAACTTGAAAAGCTTCCGTCTCTGGAGAAGGGATTAAAAGGGGTTGCAACGGTATTTGTAAAGCGGGAAAAAATTGAAAGATCCGGGAAAGGGGGAGAGGGTTTCCAAGAAAATTCTGGTGGGTTTCGTGGAAACTTCATTGCTGCGTTGAAAGCCGAGTTTTCAACTCTGTCTGTTCTGCTGGCTGCTGAAAGAGAGGTGTGTGCTACTGCCACTCCTCCGCATTTACTACTTGAGTAGACTGTCAATAGCAAAATAAGAAgaccaaaataatatttttcttaccATGTCATCATGATAAGGCCGGCTTCATATTATCTTTCTTACGTGTCAAGATGACGTAAATCCCACTAAAATTCACGTCATGTTATAACAATTATTTTTGTCAAATTATGTCAAATATTATTACAGGTAGATGTGTCGTAATCGggttttgtaaaaaaaaaattagaatgaaatattcaaaatatctTATATTAGCTTAATTCATTTTCTGtgtttcaatttcaaatttgtccatcaacttaattatttcaaactaatggatttcaaatattttaatttgaaattttctccACAAATCCAAGTTCATCAAAACAAATGCAACCTCAGGTTGATCATCGATGACATTCTGTTTTAACCTGATATGGATCCAAAGATATTTGCCTTAATCAATAATAACAACTAATTTGCTTCTTCCAGTAGAGGTCCATCAGACATCCCTGATGCTATCTTCCAATATAGAAAAAAAGAAGCCCAAACTCAAGAAACAATCACAGATGTGTAGGCGCAGTGAAAGTTGATTTACTCGACAAAaagaatatatattaaattggaACAAAAAAAAGTTGATGTCCAGTTTCTATTATTCGTCTTTCCCTGCGTTTGCTCTCTTTTGGATCGATGCTTTCGGGGTTGATTACATCATGCTTGTAAGGACACTAACCCCATGATAGAATTAAGGACCCAAATTTAACCACACATACATGggtccactaatttttttaaaaccatgTATGTGTGCGAATCTTGTTCATCCAAATCATGTGGGGCAGTACCCCACATGTAGCATCGAAGCTACCGGCTTTGGGTAGGACCTCTTTTTTGGAGCCTAGCTTCTTGAGTTCACAGGGATCCTCGTCCTTCTCTTGTTGATTGATTCCAAATGTTCTGGTCCTCTTTCCATCTTCGACGACTCTCCTGCTATTTCACTCGTCGTGAACAAGATATACAGGAGACCTTTTAGTGTTAttcattaataaatataaagaCGCATGTCTCCGATTTCATACATCAATCTGAAATCTGTAAACTTCCCATATTTGTCACATGTTgatgtattatttaatttttataatatttaattaaaacaaaacCCAAATTTGCCACACACATATTATATTCTAGCTAGATAGTCTTTGATGATGCAACACCAGCTTGATTGACACTTTCACTGATTCCCTAGCATCACCTGAAACTGATGCAACTTGTTGTATTGCCTCCTCATCTCCGTGTTCCTCGTCATATTCGATGGCATCTGGACCGGGTGATGGGGGGCTAGACCACCAAATGTAACAAAATGTCTTTCCAATTTTCTCTGTAGATACAAGAATAAACATTAAAGCTCAATCTAGAAATGAATATCCTCATAAGCGGTATGGTACAATATTCAAGTAAAGCATTTCCCGAGCTAATCTACAAGGGGGTGAAGTGAAATCCAGCCATCGTGTATACCCTTGTTTCTGGGACAATAAATCTAGGTTTATATTCTCCTGTCTCCGATGTTTATGTAATGGGATgtgttaattataatattatgtagGTTTATATCCCATAAGCTTGGAACACACATTCATGAACTCTTCAGAGAGAAAGCAAGCCTTTAATTAATTGCTAAAGAGAagacatttaaaacataaaattgtgAGGTAAGAGCATCATTACTGACAAATCTTGGAGTGCATGCTGTGTGCTTTTGGAATTCATTCTCCAAAAAATTTGCGTTCACTGTGGAACACTAAAGATTGAAACAGGAGCTTTGGAGAATATATCATGTGAACTAGTTGaccctgatatgattttctttttaaaaatgatcCCTCTGCAAATCTCCACCGAGCAAATGCAAAGGAAAGGAAAGGAGATGGTTCAAGGTTTTTTTATGGGATTGATTTAAGCACCTTCAGGTTTCATAAAATTGGCAGATAAAGCAAATACTGTAAAAAAGTTCTTTCCTGTGAACAATGAAGCGATATTTATGGAAAATAACTTAAATTGCACAACTGCAATGAAAAATTAACAAAGTCCCCAATATACAGACTTCAAAACTTCAGGTTTTCTAACCCTTTTACGCTGCTCAATGCGCTTACGACGTCCTGCCTCAACCTTCTTATATGCATAGCTTCTGTTCTTATCTTCTTCTTCCTCTtataaaaaagaataaaatcaATTTCAAATTGGTAAAAACCGGAACTGTAACAGTCGGTTTGACCATGGTCGACAATAATTATCCTCAGCAACCATCCATttaatattgaatttttttatataaaaaagttATATATTATTTCCATGAATCAGTAATAATTTCTATGATTCACTTTAAATCATTaggattattattattattttacttcCCTGTTATACTATTTGTTCGGACCAAATTCAAAGTCCTGACTTTTGAAGTCCATCACTTCTAGCTGGTAATAATTGACTTGAATTTTGAGGTTGTTATCAAGTCAAATAATTCAACCAAATCCATGCGTGCTATCATAAATTGTTCCAATATCgtattcatttattttattttaaaaatatatttctgTTATAACAATtgtgatattattattattattatcatcatatatttttataaatataatttaaaagaaGTCAGCATCGAGCCGATTATAGATATTGTATTTGAAAACCATTTTAGGTGGGACCCACATTTACAAAAATTGAACATGAGACGTAGATTGAAATAATTAGATGAAAGCGCAGATTGCATACGATGATAACGGATTCGAACCAATCTCACTCCTATTCAACTAGATTTAGAAAATATGTTATATTCGGCTAAAGATATCATGTTTATTATGAAATATTAGATTATAACATGAGAATGAGCGTGTTTGGGACGAATTTGGTCAATCCTACACTGTCTCAACTTAATAAGAAAAACCGAtctttttatacctacaatgtCTGAGCTTAAAACCCGACGGGACCAAGTTTAAATCCATCTCATTGTTATcactaaaattttattaaaaaaacaatgTCAGGATATTgatgataaaataatacaaacaCGATACAAATTTAAAGCAATTTGTCCCAATTTCcttatgtaaggcccgagaatttggattaccataatctgaaatgatttgggataataaatatgattatagacggaaaggatcagaccgaAAAAACGGAAGAaaaacacggaatatgtgcgaggacagaacacctcgcgcatatgcgcgacaaggagccgcgcatatgcgcgtgggtggcagaagacctcgcgcatatgcgcgagaagttgtcgcgcatatgcgcgagctgtgcacaAGGTGAAATTCGGGTTCCTAAggctgggcgcacatgcgcgaaatgtccagagaagttagcgcatatgcgccggatagaggcgcgcatatgcgcgagttgcattGCACGAGACGTGCAGTACGCACAATGCTCcacttgccttacatgcaacgtatatatgtatatgtatatatatatatagcaagcACGAATTGTTCCTCAGATTTCAGAGAAAGTGAGCGAAGCTTTGAGAAGAAATATCCTTACGCCTTtctatttcgatccgtccgtcatattttgaatccgacttcagtactgaattcctatcgacgcaggctacaactggacgtaagttttgttacgtttagatatgatttgaaattatgatattgtcagaattgaataggaatcataatggtgtttctgatacagtggaaatcgtatatttgaagtcagatggaagaacagactgtgtatgtatttgttatgattttcggagtcgatttggttgagatttgatatcatatttgtattgttatcgagtATGAGTTacaggaattgatatctgttgatttatattgcgtggtatatttatatggtaccgttatgccatcgaaacatcagtgaattgatattgatcagattcagtattgattgagattgtattatgGTGTCGTGATATCGATCGGATtatgtcttgaattgagttatacattaatacagtatattcgatattgttattgccagattgatatagATAGGCAGTGAGTccaagacttcgacagagtcagactgaagatggacagagttgagtttgaggtttcgtcttcgtcagaccgagaagagaaaggtataagtcaatgtggtaccgggagatcgactcgagtatagtatgatatacttgagtttccctaaatcacatacttcttattattatgttcattgatttgactggatatgcttgttctatgaatatatagaaagcaggtattagtcgattgatcttgtgacagaagtacctgatagtggcgggatcgccacgggcacattgcacgatgtcacaagatagtaaattggcgaaagtgccaatgtCTATCACGTATAGGTCACCGGACGATTGAcaatcgaagtggatagaattggagtttcttctattattcgtgatcgataccatatcaatgtggatagaattggagtttcttctattactagtgatcgatatggaatgtcaacgtctggaaatcgggatccctagactaggattgagtctagtctgagtttaagagttacggatattgattcattgattgatgttgatttctgttcctgattatggttcatgttcaaaatatgatttatacTGATTTATATTCCTgattatggtacatgtttagagtaaGTGTTATTGTTTATATTAATTCATGTTTcgaattatgatacatgctacgaatatttgattcatgttctgattttgatacatgttatgaatatcagttatatgcttttatattgtttatatgattgcatgtatacatgatttatactaggaatataattctcatcggagttatatagcgagcacatcacactttagcttgcatactatggtcctaccatcttacatgctttgtcagttcagcagcaCTGACATTGGTGTGTAtatcattttctccgaatttagaacaatttttcccaaccagtcttgaaaattagattcggttagcttgttaataacaaaaatgtaTTACGtaacgaaatcgaaaatatactgatacggaaacagaataatggttgctgattattttaaaataattttaagatataaaatatggatttttattttataaattactctcctactattttgacatttccaccactctctgatgaaaaaggaaaatcgtattttcttagtaggcacgtagagtccaattagccaattataatcccgaataatatcagccaattataatttctaaaaggtagagtccaattgcatccctatgcaacctccgcgtgttttgcctcacgtttaataaggacccaataatatgacgtcgtttattttcgcgtgtcaaaccaacccatcaatattgaattgtagtagacggtcgccatgagttcccccaataatatgagccgaagtcatgggtgttccactcaattcacatcatatgtccggtggaagtcacagctttccggcgtacaggcctccccaataatatgagccagactctgtccgcgggtagcgatcaacatgcaaccacagttgatggaaggcaagaaaaaattaaactcctttaatttttactttttcggtttgatataaattttgaatcatattcaaaatgagggattttaattttaaaattgtctcatcactttattttaaaaatcgtGTGCCaggagtttgtatgtttgtcggattcatgcaactatattatctaataatatacatacatgcatactactatatatcgcatatatatcataatataacattcaacaataaataaggatgatcgatcgccaaaactattagatccatgtgagccatacatggatccaggtccaacctaggtgaatgcagggatgcaaatgcaacttattacaaaagcttccaatattttacatgtcttcatcttgatcatcgggcccaccatcttccagtcttgatctcccactatttctaataattacatttgaatagccatggcacataagggatacatctcatggggtgggaacgggccataaaccaaggcccactttaataatatcaaatattaacaaaatgaacaaaacagtaaaatatcctaacatacacctaacacattggtcaaggctctcgatcatccttcatgcatttaatatcaaatattaacatcaattaattaaacaaatttaattaactgctcaatcatatatctaataattttatcactaatcaCCACAATcattaaaagatttaataaattaaataaactcttttatttaatttccaattaaatcaataataattgatttcttgtaaaaactcatttttatcataaataattaaaatcatattctaattatttatttcacaagaaaattattaattttccaaaaattaatttccaaaataaaaattgaaccaattttcaaaaatatcaattttacccaaaaatttgaaaaatcagaaaatcgcaccccagacccaaacaattcaagcccattattcAGCGCGCTTCCCGAGACGCTCCCGGGCAGCCGCACGCtgcccgcccgctgcccgaacgCTTAGGGCAGTGGCGGGTGCTCCTGTGCGCGCTGGAAGCGCACAGGTGCGTGCAGCGCGGCGTGCGGACGCTCCGCGCTGCGCGGGCTTTCCGCGCGGCGCGCGCGCAGTGCTGCCGAGCGCTGCGCGCTGTGCGTAGGGCGCTGCGCCCGCAGCCCTGCGCACGggatctgcccggaactgttccgggcagaccgattttttttttttttctgaaaaaataattttttcacggtgctataattttctgaaaaattttcttgtgtggttagaaataaattattcaatataaaaaccatacgatttagaaaaaccttggctctgataccactgttggatctcggttttctacacgcccaaacgcagcggaagtttaaaaatttttgtttattttgacaatcaaaatatgttttgctcttgggcgctcgtatgattttaacaaagacattcataggatgttaaaatttatacctttggtgaataaatcacacggctccaactattccgggtttagcggagatagctcttgatgaatccctacgaactttcttcggtctcctaatccggtcaacgactgaaatatttgttcctcttctaatttgcactagaaaattagaagatgtTTTTGCGTAGAAATATAACACCAAAAACGACACTGCCTCAAAATAAGAGTGGCCGAGTTTTCTTGCTTTTTGAGAAGAATTTTCGAGAGCTTCTTTGAAAATTGAAAGAGCCGAAAGAATTGTCAATCCCCTTTCAAAATCACCGAACAACCTTATCAAAATGCATGCCATTAGAATAAAATATTCTAATTATCTTTCTAATCCTTTATTTacttaaataatcaaattaattaagtaaatttaaGATTCAAAAATCATGCCTTATCAAATGCAATCTCGATGCACATCTTTTTGGAGGCTAGGTGGCCTAATTACCATAATATAATAATTGGACCcattaattaacattaattggcatgattaattaattgagctagTCACACTAGTTTAATCCATTAATCAATgcccattaaaactttaattatttaatatgttggacttgtactcctacaagcctatTAAACATATTACcaaccatatttaatttattaattaatcaactcaactcttgagcttaataaattaaatacattataaattcaacatttgaatttattatttaaatgataaattcaactccttgaatttttatcacctccaaaac includes:
- the LOC142523351 gene encoding calmodulin-binding protein 60 C-like — its product is MQARYMERSNSMAAREKRPLDSGGGSQEGQPDRKRQRPALASVIVEALKVDSLQKLCSSLEPILRRVVSEEVERALTRLTPAKINGRVSPKRIEGPDGRNLQLHFKSKLLLPLFTGGKVEGEHGAAIHIVLLDSNAGRVVTSGPGSSVKLDIVVLEGDFNSEDEDDWSLEEFESHMVKEREGKRPLLTGDLQVVLKEGVGTLGEITFTDNSSWIRSRKFRLGLKVASGSCEGIRIREAKTEAFTVKDHRGELYKKHYPPALHDEVWRLEKIGKDGSFHKRLNEAGIYKVEHFLQLVVKDSQKLRNILGSGMSNKMWDVLVEHSKTCVLSGKLYVYYPEELRNVGVVFNDIYELSGLISGGQYHSVNSLSDNQKVSVDSWVTKAYDNWARVIEYDGKSLLGLDQTKRSNAPQNDFMGSSQNQSNYFDQLRLPSHPALIPSEHPSINPGLTIGGYSDNNEGRYSTQLHNMNPKVSIPLDDTSFPPHNQLIHSTQQAQPFQDQDTLTLGPPISNMSSFHTGGTSNFTSFKGYDDIPVDEIRMRSNEILEGEDMQHLLRMFSMGGHGHDSFTAHDNSYDYSGYTPIMPTNLGFGEDRTRSSGKAVVGWLKLKAALRWGIFIRKKVAERRRAQLVELD